From the genome of Streptomyces sp. NBC_01304:
TACTGCTGCACCAACAGGCAGCCGCGTGCGTCACGCCAGTCGGTGACGGTGAAGGTGCGGCCGTTGGTGTCACCGCGGCGGGAGACGGCGGGCGTCCGGGGCACCGACTTGTCCGGCTCGCCGTTGTCCACCCAATCGTTGGTGCCGAGCCGCTGCCGTACGAGCGCGCCTTGGTCGGTGAGGACGGCGATGGGGAAGCACCCGGCCGGGCACAGAGGATCACGTGCCCGGCCGGTGGAGTACGAGGGCCCAGCCGTCACCCGGTCAGAGAATCCAGCGCGGCCCGGGCCTGCGTACGGTACGCCTCCACCCGCGCCATCTTGATCTGCTCGTAGCCGCGAATCGTCTGCGGCAGTTCGGCGATCGCGACGACCGCGCCCGCGTTGTCCGCGGTGAGGTGCTCCAGGGCCTGGCTCATCAGCTGCTGATACTGGGTGATCAAGGCCCGCTCCGTGCGGCGTACGGCGTTGTGGGCGAAGGGGTCGAGGAGGGTGCCGCGCAACCTGCGTGCGGCCCGCAGGGCTTGGAAGGCCGGTCCTGCGGTGCGGCGCAGGCGGAGTTTGCGGTTCAGGCCCATCGCGCGCAGGAGGGGCGGGTGCAGCAGGACCGACACGGAGGCGTCCGCTCCGAACTCGTCCCGGATGCGGGCTTGTTCGGCGGGGTCCAGGTGCAGCCGGGCCACCTCGTACTCGTCCTTGTACGCCATCAAGTGGTGCAGTGACGTGGCGAAGGCGTGGGCGATGCGACGGCCTTCCGTCTCCCCGGCGCGTGCGGTCGCGAGGGCGGTGACGGCCTGCACCGCCCGGTGGTAGCGGTGGGCGTAGTCGCTGTTCTGATACTCGGTCAGGTCGCCGATACGCAGGTCGACCGCTTCCTCCAGCGTGGCGCTGGGCTTGGTCTCCCGAGGCGGGGCGACGGCCCGCCGCACCGCCTCGGGGTCGAGCACCGCGGCGCGGCCCCAGCGGAACGCGGCCAGGTTCTTCGCCACGGCGGCGCCGTTGAGTTCGACGGCGCCTTCCACCGCCTGGGCGCTCACGGGCAGACAGCCATGCTGGTAGGCCGCGCCGAGCAGCAGCATGTTGGCCGGCATGTGGTCGCCGAAGAGCTGTTCGGCGAGCCCTTGCGCATCCAGAGCGAGCAGCGTCTCCTCGCGAGTCGCGGAAGCGATCTTGGCCAGGGCGTCCTGCGGGCCGCCCGGGACCACGACCTGCCGGGTGATCATGGCGGCGGTGGGCACGACGGCGGTGTTGACGACGGCGACCGTCCGTTCGGGCGCGCAGGTCGCCAGCGTGGGGTCGGCTGCGGCGCCGAGCAGGTCGAAGCCGAGGAGCACGTCGACGCCCGCGCCCGAGGCGCGCGCCACACCGACGACGGGGTCCTTGCCGATCCGGACGTCGCTGACGACGGGGCCGCCCTTCTGGGCAAGACCGGTCTGGTCCAGGCCCGCGGCGTGCAGTCCGTCCAGCTGGGCCGCCATCTGCAGGATCTGGGAGACGGTGATGACGCCGGTGCCGCCGATGCCGGGCATGCGCAGCACGACTTCATGGCCGGTGAAGCGGCGCTCGGGTTCGGGCAGTTCCCCGGGCGGCTCGGGCAGTCGGCGCGGAGCGGAGGAGGCCGAGGGGCTCGGTTCGACCAGCAAGAAGGACGGGCAGTCGCCTTTGAGGCAGCTGAGGTCGGAGTTGCAGGACGGCTGGTGGATGCGGGTCTTGCTGCCGAACTCGGTGTCGACGGGCTGCACCGACAGACAGGTGGACTGCTCCCCGCAGTCCCCGCAGCCCTCGCAGACCCGCTCGTTGACGACCACCTTGGCGGCGGGCGTCGGCAGCAGACCGCGTTTGCGCATCCGGCGTTCCTCGGCGGCGCAGCGGTCGTCGTGGATCAGCACGGTGACGCCCTCCACCGCGGCCAACTCGCGTTCCACGTCGGCGAGATCGTCGCGATGGCGTACCTCGGCATTCGCGGCGAGGCGGATCTTGCGGTAGGTGCGCGGCTCGGGCGTGGTGATGACCACGCGGCGCACCCCTTCCAACGCGAGCAGCCGGGTGAGCGCGGGGACGTCGAGGCGGCCCTCGACGCTCTGCCCTCCGGTCATGGCGACGGCCTCGTTGTAGAGGAGCTTGTACGTCATGCTCACGCCGGCCGCGACGGCGGCACGGATGGCGAGCGACCCGGAGTGGTGGAACGTGCCGTCACCGAGGTTCTGCACGAAGTGCTTGTCGTCGGTGAAGGGCGCCAGGCCGAACCACTGCGCTCCCTCGCCGCCCATCTGCGTCACACCGATCTGGTTGCCGCGCATGCCGCTGTCGTCGAGCGCGACCATGGCGTGGCAGCCGATGCCCACCCCGACCAGGGTGTCCGGGGCGGTGCGGGTGGAGAGGTTGTGGGGGCAGCCGGAGCAGAAGAACGGGGTGCGGGCGGCGACGAGCGGCAGCATCCGCAGTCCCGACGGGCGCGCCTTCGGCACGAGGGCCGCCGCCTGGCGGGGCAGCCGCTCGGCGCCGACCAGCCCGACCAGTGTCCGGGCCACGTCGTCGGCCTTCAAAGTGCCGCGCACCGGCAGCAGCGGGCGGCCCTCCGCGTCGCGCCGGCCGACCACGGACGGCGCGCCCTGCCGCCCGTACAGGGCCTGCTTGAGGTGGCCTTCGAGGAAGTCGCTCTTGTCCTCCACGACCAGCAGCCGGTCCAGGCCCTTGGTCAGTTCGGCCAGGTGCGCACCGTCCAGCGGGAAGGGCATGCCCAGCGCGATGAGCCGGATGCCCAGCCGCTCCCACTCCGCCTCGTCGATGCCGAGATCGCTCAGTGCCCGGCGTACGACCGCGAAGGACGTCCCCGAGGCGACCACCCCCAGCCGCGCCTGCCGGGCCGAGGCGACGATGCGGTTGAGGCCGTGCCGGCGGGCGTAGGCGCGGGCGATGTCCATGCGGCGGGTCAGCAGGTCCTGCTCGGCGTCCAGCGCGGCCGGCCCGACCAGCACCGGCGCCGCTCCGGCCGCCCTGCGCTCGGTCGCGGGAATGTCCTGGCCGAGGTCGGCCAGGTCGACGGTGGCCGAGGAGTCCGCGACATCGGAGACGATCTTCAGGGCCGTCCAGAGTCCCGCAGCACGGGACAGCGCCACCGCGTGCAGACCGTAGTCGATGAGTTCCCGCACGGAACCGGGCGCGAACAGCGGCAGGCTCAGGCTCTGGCACATCGCCTCGCAAGAGCTCGGCAGCGTGGAGGACTTGCAGTCCGGGTCGTCCCCGATCCAGGCGACCGCCCCGCCCAGGGGCGCCGTGCCGGACATCGTCGCGTGCCGGATGGCATCCGCGGCCCGGTCGAGGCCCGGGTTCTTGCCGTACCAGAATCCGGTGACGCCCTCGTGGCGGCCGCCCGGCAGCCGGCCGAGGAGCTGGGTGCCGCCGAC
Proteins encoded in this window:
- a CDS encoding indolepyruvate ferredoxin oxidoreductase family protein, which produces MGTPAPRSPAPVEELVSAVPQAPSLDAKYTATKGVALMSGVQALVRLALEQRRLDRAQGLDTRVFVSGYQGSPLGSVDLEMGRAAQLLDEAGVVFKAGLNEELAATAVGGTQLLGRLPGGRHEGVTGFWYGKNPGLDRAADAIRHATMSGTAPLGGAVAWIGDDPDCKSSTLPSSCEAMCQSLSLPLFAPGSVRELIDYGLHAVALSRAAGLWTALKIVSDVADSSATVDLADLGQDIPATERRAAGAAPVLVGPAALDAEQDLLTRRMDIARAYARRHGLNRIVASARQARLGVVASGTSFAVVRRALSDLGIDEAEWERLGIRLIALGMPFPLDGAHLAELTKGLDRLLVVEDKSDFLEGHLKQALYGRQGAPSVVGRRDAEGRPLLPVRGTLKADDVARTLVGLVGAERLPRQAAALVPKARPSGLRMLPLVAARTPFFCSGCPHNLSTRTAPDTLVGVGIGCHAMVALDDSGMRGNQIGVTQMGGEGAQWFGLAPFTDDKHFVQNLGDGTFHHSGSLAIRAAVAAGVSMTYKLLYNEAVAMTGGQSVEGRLDVPALTRLLALEGVRRVVITTPEPRTYRKIRLAANAEVRHRDDLADVERELAAVEGVTVLIHDDRCAAEERRMRKRGLLPTPAAKVVVNERVCEGCGDCGEQSTCLSVQPVDTEFGSKTRIHQPSCNSDLSCLKGDCPSFLLVEPSPSASSAPRRLPEPPGELPEPERRFTGHEVVLRMPGIGGTGVITVSQILQMAAQLDGLHAAGLDQTGLAQKGGPVVSDVRIGKDPVVGVARASGAGVDVLLGFDLLGAAADPTLATCAPERTVAVVNTAVVPTAAMITRQVVVPGGPQDALAKIASATREETLLALDAQGLAEQLFGDHMPANMLLLGAAYQHGCLPVSAQAVEGAVELNGAAVAKNLAAFRWGRAAVLDPEAVRRAVAPPRETKPSATLEEAVDLRIGDLTEYQNSDYAHRYHRAVQAVTALATARAGETEGRRIAHAFATSLHHLMAYKDEYEVARLHLDPAEQARIRDEFGADASVSVLLHPPLLRAMGLNRKLRLRRTAGPAFQALRAARRLRGTLLDPFAHNAVRRTERALITQYQQLMSQALEHLTADNAGAVVAIAELPQTIRGYEQIKMARVEAYRTQARAALDSLTG